A single Halobellus ruber DNA region contains:
- a CDS encoding YqjF family protein, producing the protein MPPRFTVVGSDVLFAHWPLDPEAVDALLPADLAVDTFEGSAWVSALALDTVGYNYLKIFDTPGCRNPSRDYSRQYENRSAAPGSLRLRAALERGVPQLNFRTYVTRDGDDGVYFLSLDTGHRAAAAAGRGVFGLPFHHARMRLTRRDGRITFRSRREGEGSAAVFQARYRPEGERYRAEPGSLAGFCIERYRYFLPAAEAGGAAALRTAGADRAGTIVGRIDRDPWKLRPVDATVRGNTLFEAAGLPAPDGKPVVHYSPGFEMGVLGEEVRSAADRRGDRGTTPLSVDGP; encoded by the coding sequence ATGCCGCCGCGTTTCACCGTGGTCGGATCGGACGTGCTGTTCGCGCACTGGCCACTCGATCCCGAAGCGGTCGACGCCCTGCTGCCGGCAGACCTCGCGGTCGACACCTTCGAGGGGTCGGCGTGGGTGAGCGCCCTGGCGCTTGATACTGTTGGCTATAACTACCTGAAGATTTTCGACACCCCGGGGTGTCGAAATCCGTCACGGGACTATAGCCGACAGTATGAGAACCGGTCGGCCGCGCCGGGGTCGCTCCGCCTGCGCGCGGCACTGGAGCGTGGGGTCCCGCAGTTGAACTTCCGGACCTACGTCACCCGCGACGGCGACGACGGCGTCTATTTCCTGTCGCTCGATACCGGCCACCGGGCCGCCGCGGCGGCGGGACGCGGCGTCTTCGGGCTGCCGTTCCACCACGCCCGGATGCGGCTGACCCGTCGCGACGGCCGGATCACCTTCCGAAGCCGCCGCGAGGGGGAGGGATCGGCGGCCGTCTTCCAGGCCAGATACCGCCCCGAGGGCGAGCGGTACCGCGCCGAGCCCGGCAGTCTCGCGGGGTTCTGTATCGAACGCTACCGGTACTTCCTCCCGGCGGCGGAGGCCGGCGGCGCGGCGGCCCTGCGGACGGCCGGCGCCGACCGAGCCGGGACGATCGTCGGTCGGATCGACCGCGACCCCTGGAAGCTTCGGCCCGTGGACGCGACGGTCCGCGGGAACACCCTCTTCGAGGCCGCCGGGCTCCCCGCGCCGGATGGGAAGCCGGTCGTCCATTACAGTCCGGGGTTCGAGATGGGGGTGCTCGGTGAGGAGGTTCGGTCGGCGGCCGATCGCCGCGGGGACCGCGGCACGACACCCTTGAGTGTGGACGGCCCGTAA
- a CDS encoding DUF1405 domain-containing protein, with product MASIPATDDLPAYLAPLPTRLETTALRLAWLIVLVNVAGTVFGFWYYRFQLGNTALVMWPVVPDSPTATMLMIASLVSWKVGKNRNWLHALAFVGNLKYGLWVVVVQFTINDVLTSGDPYYWFLVVGHLGMALQALVIHRYAEFTVPGVGVAVAWFGFNDIVDYFFPIVGDYHHTYFGPHLVSVGNHDVVAHDIAATAAVCLTTLATFLALSIRVRQLENRDRSNG from the coding sequence ATGGCGTCGATCCCCGCCACGGACGACCTGCCGGCGTACCTCGCGCCGCTGCCGACCCGGCTCGAGACGACCGCGCTCCGCTTGGCCTGGCTGATCGTCCTCGTCAACGTCGCGGGCACCGTCTTCGGCTTCTGGTACTACCGGTTCCAGCTTGGGAACACCGCCTTGGTGATGTGGCCGGTCGTGCCCGACAGCCCGACGGCGACGATGCTGATGATCGCGAGTCTGGTGTCGTGGAAGGTGGGGAAGAACCGCAACTGGCTCCACGCGCTCGCGTTCGTCGGTAACCTGAAATACGGCCTCTGGGTCGTCGTGGTCCAGTTCACGATCAACGACGTGCTCACGAGCGGCGACCCTTACTACTGGTTTCTGGTCGTCGGACACCTCGGGATGGCGCTCCAGGCGCTCGTGATCCACCGGTACGCGGAGTTCACGGTCCCGGGCGTCGGGGTCGCGGTCGCCTGGTTCGGCTTCAACGACATCGTCGACTACTTCTTCCCGATCGTCGGCGACTACCACCACACCTACTTCGGCCCCCATCTCGTCAGCGTCGGCAACCACGACGTGGTCGCACACGACATCGCCGCGACCGCGGCCGTCTGTCTGACGACCCTCGCGACGTTCCTCGCGCTGTCGATCCGGGTCCGGCAGCTGGAGAACCGGGATCGGTCGAACGGGTAG
- a CDS encoding type II toxin-antitoxin system RelE family toxin, with protein MNYELIFTGSGEQALNRLETRDQERIKEKLTRIATCDYRHPTDWDFKPTSCHFEGEGRFGAGDLRVFVDIDEERGIIRIYNIGRRENLYT; from the coding sequence ATGAACTACGAACTCATATTCACAGGCAGCGGCGAACAAGCGCTGAACCGGCTCGAAACAAGGGATCAGGAGCGAATAAAAGAAAAATTAACTCGTATCGCTACCTGCGACTATCGGCATCCGACTGACTGGGATTTCAAGCCGACATCCTGTCATTTTGAGGGGGAGGGGCGATTCGGCGCTGGCGACCTCCGAGTGTTTGTGGACATCGACGAAGAACGGGGTATAATACGTATTTATAATATTGGGCGCCGGGAGAACCTGTACACGTAG
- a CDS encoding proline racemase family protein, giving the protein MQTEVLIEAVDTHTGGEPTRIVTGGLNMERFAGDSVEAQRDRFREEADHLRRLLMKEPRGHDDMYGAITVPPAADAADLGVFFVDNGGYKDMCGHGTMGVVTALVETGYLDPDGAVTIETPAGLVTADPEIATDGRVERVTVENVTSYVLDSLTLPMDVDGESVDVPIDVVYAGNVFAMVPAAAFDRRIDPDNTDAFVDYGVEIRERVNGARDLVDPVSGERLVVDHTAFHEPGTEADRNIVVFSAGAVDRSPCGTGTCAKMTLLHSNGELAVGEPYCHESVIGTRFEGRLRDADRRDGYTVTDAEISGSAYLVAKHTFLLDPDDPIPSFDIST; this is encoded by the coding sequence GTGCAAACCGAAGTGCTGATCGAGGCGGTTGACACGCACACGGGCGGGGAACCGACCCGGATCGTCACCGGCGGCCTGAACATGGAGCGCTTCGCCGGCGACAGCGTCGAGGCACAGCGCGACCGGTTCCGCGAGGAGGCCGACCACCTGCGCCGGCTGCTGATGAAGGAGCCGCGCGGCCACGACGACATGTACGGGGCGATCACCGTACCGCCGGCGGCCGACGCGGCCGACCTGGGCGTCTTCTTCGTGGACAACGGCGGTTACAAGGATATGTGCGGCCACGGGACGATGGGCGTCGTGACCGCGCTCGTGGAGACGGGCTATCTGGACCCCGACGGTGCGGTCACGATCGAGACGCCCGCGGGGTTGGTAACGGCCGATCCCGAAATCGCGACGGACGGGCGGGTCGAACGCGTGACCGTCGAGAACGTCACCTCCTACGTCCTCGACTCGCTGACGCTCCCGATGGACGTCGACGGCGAGTCGGTGGACGTTCCGATCGATGTCGTTTACGCCGGGAACGTCTTCGCGATGGTCCCGGCCGCGGCGTTCGACCGTCGCATCGACCCCGACAACACCGACGCGTTCGTCGACTACGGCGTCGAGATCCGCGAACGGGTGAACGGGGCGCGGGACCTCGTCGATCCCGTCTCCGGCGAGCGGCTTGTGGTCGACCACACGGCGTTCCACGAACCGGGCACGGAGGCCGACCGCAACATCGTCGTGTTCTCCGCGGGCGCGGTCGACCGGTCGCCGTGCGGGACCGGCACCTGCGCGAAGATGACGCTGCTGCACTCGAACGGCGAGTTGGCCGTCGGCGAGCCGTACTGCCACGAGAGCGTCATCGGCACGCGTTTCGAGGGTCGGCTTCGCGACGCGGATCGACGCGACGGATACACCGTCACCGACGCCGAAATCAGCGGCTCCGCCTACCTCGTTGCCAAGCACACGTTCCTGTTGGATCCCGACGATCCCATCCCCAGTTTCGACATCTCGACGTGA
- a CDS encoding NUDIX hydrolase, which produces MPPNEWRSLDSRTEYRNPYFSIHNETIRRPDGEQSDYYRVAFDGGVVGLGTVDGAVLFVRIYRPRLDETMLELPGGGVEKGETLADAARREFREETGYRADTAEPLGSYYFTAWSRAKRHFFWLGGIESADTTPAEAEIREVVRVPVDDALDVAMDDPAGEWNVVPLLAAHKQGYLDF; this is translated from the coding sequence ATGCCCCCGAACGAGTGGCGATCGCTCGACTCGCGGACGGAGTATCGGAATCCGTATTTTTCGATTCACAACGAGACGATCCGCCGCCCGGACGGGGAGCAAAGCGACTACTACCGGGTCGCCTTCGACGGCGGTGTCGTCGGCCTCGGCACCGTCGACGGCGCCGTCCTGTTCGTTCGCATCTACCGGCCGCGGTTGGACGAGACGATGCTCGAACTCCCCGGTGGTGGCGTCGAGAAGGGTGAGACCCTCGCCGATGCGGCCCGCCGTGAGTTTCGTGAAGAAACCGGCTACCGGGCCGACACGGCCGAACCACTCGGGTCGTACTACTTCACGGCGTGGTCGCGGGCGAAACGCCACTTCTTCTGGCTTGGCGGGATCGAATCCGCAGACACGACGCCGGCTGAGGCCGAGATCCGGGAGGTAGTACGCGTCCCCGTCGACGACGCCCTCGACGTCGCGATGGACGATCCCGCGGGGGAGTGGAACGTCGTTCCGTTGCTCGCGGCCCACAAGCAAGGATATCTCGACTTCTGA
- a CDS encoding YdcF family protein: MVVVVLGNRLRSSDIHEHLRGRVKLGIDLLRELDTETLVVTGGQTNPDVETTESAVMREYAVERGVDPNNILTEPRGKDTIGNAYFSRRAIEGRTDESTVRVATSCYHVARAVYIFECCFGDGYDVSAPDCYDSNVPTEELDEDESISLNRQFFAPIEPGDLATIRDRMIETHDLYDASDFADELDA, from the coding sequence ATGGTCGTCGTCGTACTGGGTAACCGACTCAGGTCGTCGGATATCCACGAACACCTCCGCGGACGGGTCAAGCTCGGGATCGACCTCCTTCGGGAGCTCGATACCGAAACCCTCGTCGTGACCGGTGGACAGACAAACCCGGACGTTGAGACCACAGAGAGCGCGGTGATGCGGGAATACGCGGTCGAACGCGGCGTCGACCCGAATAACATACTGACCGAACCGCGTGGGAAGGATACCATCGGCAACGCGTACTTTTCACGGCGGGCCATCGAGGGTCGTACCGACGAATCGACCGTCCGGGTGGCCACGTCCTGTTATCACGTCGCGCGAGCGGTCTATATCTTCGAGTGCTGTTTCGGCGACGGCTACGATGTCTCTGCGCCCGACTGTTACGATTCGAACGTGCCGACGGAAGAGTTAGACGAGGACGAAAGCATCTCGCTCAACCGACAGTTCTTCGCGCCCATCGAACCGGGCGACCTCGCAACGATCCGCGATCGGATGATCGAGACGCACGACCTCTACGACGCGTCGGACTTCGCTGACGAACTCGACGCGTAG
- a CDS encoding SDR family NAD(P)-dependent oxidoreductase encodes MELSGTPTAVVTGGGGANIGRAVSGALAAAGAQVLVLDVDVDAAETVVDDIEDTGGDASFVECDVTDVDAVQRTVDAVADEFGGIDVLVNNAGGASGVRLDDVDEETFDYNVDTNLRSAFFTTKAALPHLRRGDGGRVVFVSSINALLGGFSEVAYAVSKAGLHALARCLTADYADDGVRFNVVAPGSVIGDSDTWQRREAEDPGTLDRIADLYPCGRYGRPEDVADAVLFLSSSRSDWVSGVFLPVDGGLTATDALPGGRWWESL; translated from the coding sequence ATGGAACTTTCGGGGACGCCGACGGCAGTGGTGACGGGCGGCGGCGGGGCGAACATCGGTCGCGCGGTATCCGGGGCGCTCGCCGCGGCCGGTGCGCAGGTGCTCGTTCTCGACGTGGATGTCGACGCCGCCGAAACCGTCGTCGACGACATCGAGGATACGGGAGGGGACGCGAGTTTCGTCGAGTGCGACGTCACGGACGTGGACGCGGTCCAACGGACCGTCGATGCTGTCGCCGACGAGTTCGGCGGTATCGACGTCCTCGTGAACAACGCGGGGGGCGCGTCCGGGGTTCGCCTCGACGACGTCGACGAGGAGACCTTCGACTACAACGTCGACACGAACCTCCGCTCGGCGTTTTTCACGACGAAGGCCGCACTGCCGCACCTCAGACGTGGCGACGGGGGACGCGTCGTCTTCGTCTCCAGTATCAACGCGCTCCTCGGCGGATTCAGCGAGGTCGCCTACGCCGTCTCGAAGGCGGGTCTCCACGCGCTCGCCCGGTGTCTCACCGCAGACTACGCCGACGACGGCGTCCGATTCAACGTCGTCGCGCCGGGGTCGGTCATCGGCGACTCGGACACGTGGCAACGACGCGAAGCCGAGGACCCCGGCACGCTCGACCGCATCGCCGACCTCTATCCGTGCGGCCGCTACGGCCGCCCCGAGGACGTCGCCGACGCGGTGCTGTTCCTGTCGTCGTCGCGATCGGACTGGGTCTCGGGCGTCTTCCTCCCCGTCGACGGCGGGTTGACCGCCACCGATGCGCTCCCCGGGGGCCGCTGGTGGGAGTCGCTGTGA
- a CDS encoding tyrosine-type recombinase/integrase has product MSEELESTTPAEAVEWYLDERESDLSEKSHQNQGYRLKRFLEFCSEHEIEEMNSLTGRDLHRYRTWRSKDIQPVTLQGELQTFRVFLEFCASIEAVEPGLRERVKLPEIDPEQEARDVLIESDRAEEIIDHLERFAYASRDHVIIALLWHTGIRLGSLRTFDVEDFDPDQQCLDLRHQPESDTPLKNKQAAERSIAVGPHYCEVIQDYIDHNRQESTDDHGRHPLITSQYGRLSDPSIRETVYRLTQPCEIGECPHDKDPDTCEWRQHSQRAGCPSSHSPHDIRRGSITQHLRTGTPEEVVGDRSNVSKEILDQHYDERTEREKMQIRRDFIEGM; this is encoded by the coding sequence ATGAGCGAGGAACTCGAATCCACGACGCCTGCCGAGGCCGTAGAGTGGTACCTCGACGAGCGAGAATCGGACCTCTCGGAGAAGTCACATCAGAACCAAGGATACCGTCTCAAACGATTCCTCGAATTCTGTAGCGAGCACGAGATCGAGGAGATGAATTCCTTGACTGGCAGAGATCTTCATCGTTACCGCACTTGGAGGAGTAAAGACATCCAGCCGGTTACTCTCCAAGGTGAGCTTCAAACATTCCGGGTATTCCTCGAGTTCTGTGCGTCTATCGAGGCAGTTGAGCCCGGATTGAGGGAGCGCGTCAAACTCCCAGAGATCGATCCGGAGCAGGAAGCTCGCGATGTGCTAATAGAGTCCGACCGAGCCGAAGAGATCATAGATCATCTTGAACGGTTCGCCTACGCGAGCCGAGACCACGTTATCATAGCTCTCCTCTGGCATACGGGTATCCGCCTCGGTAGCCTACGAACGTTCGATGTCGAGGATTTCGATCCGGATCAGCAGTGCCTTGATCTAAGACATCAACCAGAGTCTGATACTCCACTGAAAAACAAGCAGGCTGCGGAGCGTTCGATCGCGGTGGGCCCACACTACTGTGAGGTGATTCAGGACTATATCGATCACAATCGTCAGGAGTCGACTGACGATCACGGTCGACATCCGCTTATTACAAGCCAGTACGGACGGCTCAGCGATCCGTCGATTCGGGAGACCGTCTACCGTCTCACGCAGCCGTGCGAGATTGGTGAGTGTCCCCACGATAAGGATCCGGATACGTGCGAGTGGAGACAACACAGTCAGCGGGCTGGTTGCCCATCGTCTCACTCCCCGCACGACATTCGCCGGGGATCGATCACGCAACACTTGCGCACGGGCACACCGGAAGAGGTCGTTGGAGACCGATCGAACGTATCGAAGGAGATTCTCGACCAGCACTACGACGAGCGTACTGAGCGCGAAAAGATGCAGATTCGCCGTGACTTCATTGAGGGGATGTAG
- a CDS encoding site-specific integrase has translation MVRIDDSGDVTKCWLSPEELGRLERAAGEDGWEREVALQLMGRCGLRASEVNYPSDEKLRYSEKGDLWLFEVRGKNTKGGSKKIRDAWMPDDVADDIHKFSRERDLAPSDPWIDASTPSVRRWVKEAAQRVTTDADAARWESVSSHDLRRSWATYHLVERQVDVRTMMSIGGWSDYSAIEPYLAEPTEACIGEAMRT, from the coding sequence ATGGTTCGCATCGACGACAGCGGTGACGTAACGAAGTGCTGGCTTTCACCTGAAGAACTCGGCCGATTGGAGAGAGCAGCCGGAGAGGACGGCTGGGAACGGGAGGTCGCGCTACAACTGATGGGACGGTGTGGTCTCCGGGCCTCCGAAGTGAATTATCCAAGCGATGAGAAACTGCGATATTCTGAGAAGGGAGATTTGTGGCTCTTCGAGGTCCGTGGAAAGAATACGAAAGGCGGCTCGAAAAAGATCCGAGACGCGTGGATGCCTGACGATGTCGCCGATGACATCCACAAATTCAGCCGAGAGCGTGATCTCGCGCCGTCAGATCCGTGGATCGACGCGAGTACGCCCTCGGTCCGCCGATGGGTGAAAGAAGCTGCTCAGAGGGTTACAACGGACGCAGACGCAGCACGGTGGGAATCGGTATCCTCGCACGATCTTCGAAGGTCTTGGGCAACGTACCACCTCGTCGAGCGGCAAGTCGATGTTCGGACGATGATGAGTATCGGTGGTTGGTCGGATTACTCTGCTATCGAGCCTTACCTTGCAGAGCCAACCGAGGCATGTATCGGAGAGGCTATGCGGACATAG
- the dapA gene encoding 4-hydroxy-tetrahydrodipicolinate synthase, which produces MTEVTEGVFPPIVTPFDDDGEVDYESFADNIERLERNGVSGITPCGSTGERSTLRPQEHRDVIEFAVEEASTPVIAGTGSPSTWEVIELTSHAAEVGADAALVHAPYYSAPSDDDIVRHYEEVADAVDIPIVLYNFPAAIGFNTEPDVVVELADHPNIVGIKDSLGDLRQIHELIRRTRDVDFDVLSGWDSLAWPAINAGATGLIGICGNLVPGAVADLVAAATAGDRETAATVHDEILALEDALLVKNPQITVKAALEHLGHAPANVRAPQYPLDDEQTEQVVAAVEAFGYE; this is translated from the coding sequence ATGACCGAGGTTACAGAAGGCGTGTTTCCGCCGATCGTAACGCCGTTCGACGACGACGGCGAGGTCGACTACGAGTCGTTTGCCGACAACATCGAGCGCTTAGAGCGCAACGGCGTCTCCGGGATCACCCCGTGTGGATCGACGGGCGAGCGGTCCACGTTACGCCCCCAGGAACACCGCGACGTCATCGAGTTCGCGGTCGAGGAGGCGTCGACGCCGGTCATCGCCGGGACGGGTTCGCCGTCGACCTGGGAGGTCATCGAGTTGACATCCCACGCCGCCGAAGTCGGCGCCGACGCCGCCCTGGTCCACGCGCCGTACTACAGCGCACCGAGCGACGACGACATCGTCCGCCACTACGAGGAGGTTGCGGACGCCGTCGACATCCCGATCGTGCTGTACAACTTCCCCGCGGCGATCGGGTTCAACACGGAGCCCGACGTGGTCGTCGAACTGGCCGACCACCCCAACATCGTCGGTATCAAGGACTCGCTGGGCGACCTGCGGCAGATCCACGAACTGATTCGCCGCACCAGGGACGTCGACTTCGATGTCCTCTCGGGGTGGGACTCCCTGGCGTGGCCGGCGATCAACGCCGGCGCGACGGGGCTCATCGGCATCTGCGGGAACCTCGTCCCGGGGGCTGTGGCGGATCTCGTCGCGGCGGCCACGGCGGGTGACCGCGAGACGGCCGCGACGGTCCACGACGAGATCCTCGCCCTCGAGGACGCCCTCCTCGTGAAGAACCCCCAGATAACCGTCAAGGCCGCCCTGGAGCACCTCGGCCACGCCCCCGCGAACGTCCGCGCGCCACAGTACCCACTCGACGACGAGCAGACCGAGCAGGTCGTCGCGGCGGTCGAGGCGTTCGGGTACGAGTGA
- a CDS encoding NAD(P)/FAD-dependent oxidoreductase, whose amino-acid sequence MRSVAIIGGGIVGTSIAYHLRDADCDVTLFEKGELGAGTTAKSAAMLTHHQEAPDRDAYEFREHAWEWYDEKIDDGTLSFDRIGTLHLARSDAEYAAIRELQQSFASFGLDLEILSPDEIADHGIDPDGLRGGLWFPDDGVLDPGGIVQFFAGTARRAGVEIETNVEVTGVATAEGAVTGVETAGGFHAADVVVNAAGPWAPTVNDLLGVDAPLRHTEGPILVLKGDDPVSLPFVFFEEGVYFRGEGRSQVFAGKLATDYGESETVDPDYALSIGDSMYDLVASTAGAYLERLLEFDVINEWNGLRTVTPDGRCIVDETDVDGYILACGMSGYGVTVAPAVGEFTAEWLTSGRKPEPLESLALDRFEAVAE is encoded by the coding sequence ATGCGGAGCGTCGCTATCATCGGTGGCGGGATCGTCGGAACCAGCATCGCGTACCACCTCCGGGACGCCGACTGCGACGTCACCCTCTTCGAGAAGGGGGAACTCGGCGCCGGAACGACGGCGAAGTCCGCCGCGATGCTCACACATCACCAGGAGGCGCCGGATCGGGACGCCTACGAGTTCCGCGAGCACGCCTGGGAGTGGTACGACGAGAAGATCGACGACGGGACGCTTTCGTTCGACCGCATCGGGACGCTCCACCTGGCGCGCAGCGACGCCGAGTACGCGGCGATCCGGGAGCTACAGCAGTCCTTCGCGTCGTTCGGCCTGGATCTGGAGATCCTCTCGCCCGACGAGATCGCCGACCACGGGATCGACCCCGACGGCCTCCGCGGCGGGCTGTGGTTCCCCGACGACGGCGTCTTGGACCCCGGCGGGATCGTCCAGTTCTTCGCCGGCACCGCTCGCCGGGCGGGTGTCGAGATCGAAACCAACGTCGAAGTGACCGGCGTCGCCACCGCCGAGGGGGCCGTGACCGGCGTCGAGACGGCCGGCGGGTTCCACGCGGCGGACGTCGTCGTCAACGCGGCCGGGCCGTGGGCGCCCACAGTGAACGACTTGCTCGGCGTCGACGCCCCGCTCCGACACACCGAGGGCCCCATACTCGTGCTCAAGGGTGACGATCCCGTCTCGCTCCCCTTCGTCTTCTTCGAGGAGGGCGTGTACTTCCGCGGGGAGGGTCGCTCGCAGGTGTTCGCCGGAAAGCTCGCGACCGACTACGGGGAGTCGGAGACGGTCGACCCTGACTACGCCCTGTCGATCGGCGATTCGATGTACGATCTGGTCGCCAGCACCGCCGGGGCGTACTTAGAGCGGCTGCTGGAGTTCGACGTGATCAACGAGTGGAACGGCCTCCGCACGGTCACGCCGGACGGCCGCTGTATCGTCGACGAGACCGACGTGGACGGCTACATCCTCGCTTGCGGGATGAGCGGGTACGGGGTGACAGTCGCGCCCGCCGTCGGCGAATTCACCGCGGAGTGGCTCACAAGCGGCCGGAAGCCCGAACCGCTGGAGTCGCTCGCGCTGGACCGCTTCGAGGCCGTCGCGGAGTAA